In a genomic window of Deltaproteobacteria bacterium:
- a CDS encoding D-2-hydroxyacid dehydrogenase has translation MTDLRLDRPTNILVLLGLTLPEVAEDDLGKIRASAVPGSTIRVASQVREAIALAAEVEVILGFIPEALFRAAPRLRWVHAIASGVDMFLYPAMRDSAVVLTGEKGLVGGHLADTGFGLLLALTRQIATSIRLGSASWQARETMRRKELELEGLTMGIIGLGGTGRAMARRAVAFGMHVLALDEWPVPPSDGVREVWRPDRLPELLAASDVVAVCCPLTAQTRNLLNDAAFTQMKRGALLVNVTRGEIIDGDALVRALQDGRCGGAGLDVAPLEPLPAEHPLWTLDNVVMTPHTAGASQLRAPRNLARFCENLRRAQVGEPLLGVVDKQLGY, from the coding sequence ATGACTGATTTGCGGCTGGATAGACCGACGAATATCCTGGTGTTGCTTGGGCTCACCTTGCCCGAAGTAGCGGAAGACGATCTGGGAAAAATTCGCGCCTCGGCGGTGCCCGGCTCGACGATTCGCGTGGCGTCTCAGGTGCGCGAGGCGATCGCCCTGGCGGCTGAAGTCGAGGTCATTCTCGGTTTTATTCCCGAAGCCTTGTTCCGTGCCGCGCCGCGCCTGCGCTGGGTGCATGCTATCGCTTCGGGTGTGGATATGTTCCTTTACCCGGCGATGCGCGACTCCGCTGTTGTCTTGACGGGCGAGAAAGGTTTGGTCGGCGGACATTTGGCGGATACCGGGTTCGGTTTGCTGCTGGCGCTCACCCGACAGATTGCAACTTCCATTCGCCTTGGTTCGGCGAGTTGGCAAGCGCGTGAAACCATGCGCCGCAAGGAGCTGGAGCTGGAAGGGCTGACCATGGGCATTATCGGCCTGGGCGGCACCGGGCGCGCCATGGCGCGGAGAGCGGTGGCGTTCGGTATGCACGTGCTCGCTCTCGACGAGTGGCCGGTGCCCCCGTCGGACGGTGTGCGTGAAGTGTGGAGGCCGGATCGATTGCCCGAACTGTTGGCCGCTTCGGATGTGGTAGCCGTGTGTTGTCCGCTGACGGCGCAGACCCGGAATCTGCTCAACGATGCCGCCTTTACCCAGATGAAGCGTGGAGCGTTGCTCGTCAATGTGACCCGTGGAGAGATCATCGACGGTGACGCGCTGGTGCGTGCGTTACAAGACGGACGCTGCGGCGGGGCCGGGCTCGATGTGGCCCCACTCGAACCGTTGCCAGCGGAGCATCCGTTGTGGACCCTCGATAACGTTGTCATGACGCCGCATACTGCCGGTGCCAGCCAACTCCGCGCTCCCCGCAATCTCGCCCGCTTCTGCGAGAACCTGCGCCGTGCCCAAGTTGGCGAGCCGCTACTCGGGGTGGTCGATAAGCAGTTGGGATACTAG